The genomic DNA ACCAGGACCTGGTCGACCGCCTCGACGCCGATCGGGCGGTGCGCCACCACGATGACGATGGCGCCGCGCTCGCGCGCGGCGCGCACGGCGCGGGTCAGCGCCTCATCGCCTTCGGTGTCGAGGTTGGAGTTGGGTTCGTCGAGCACGATCAGGAAGGGATTGCCGTAGAGCGCGCGCGCCAGCGCCACGCGCTGCGCCTGGCCCGCCGAGAGCGCGGTGCCCTGCTCGCCGACTTGCGTGTTGTAGCCCTCGCGCATCTTGATGATCATCTCGTGCACGCCGGCTTCCTTCGCCGCCGCGATGATGCCGTCGGACGTCGCCTCGGGATCGAACCGGCTGATGTTCTGGGCGATGGTGCCGCCGAACAATTCGACGTCCTGCGGCAGATAGCCGATGTGGCGGCCGAGCGCGTCGGACGACCATTGATCGAGCGCCGCGCCGTCGAGCCGCACCTTGCCGCGCACCGGCTGCCAGACCCCGACCAGCGCGCGGATCAGCGACGACTTGCCGGAGCCGCTCGGGCCGATCACGCCGAGGCCGTTGCCGGCGGTGAGCGCGAAGGTGATGTCCTGCACGATGAGGCGCTGATCGCCGGGCGGCACCATGGCGACGCCTTCGACCGAGAGCCGGCTGGTGGGCGCCTGCAGCTGGGTCGGCATCGTCTGCGCCGGCATCTGCTCGAGGAGGCGCGTGAGGCGGTGCCAGCTCTGGCGTGCCGCAACGAAGGATTTCCAGTGCGCGATGGCGAGATCGACCGGCGCCAGCGCGCGGGCGGAGAGGATCGAGCCGGCGATGATGATGCCGGCCGTCGCCTCCTGGTGGATGACGAGATAGGCACCGACCGCGAGCACGGCCGATTGCAGCATCATGCGCAACACCTTCGCGACCGCGCCGAGGCCGCCGGCAACGTCGCTGGCGCGCTGATTGCCCGCGAGATATTTTTCGTTGGCCTCGCTCCAGCGCGCGTTCATCCGGCCGGCCATGCCCATCGACACCATGACTTCGGCGTTGCGGCGGCTGGCCTGCGCGAGATCGTTGCGCTGGGCGGCAAGGCCCATCGCCTCCTTCGCCGGCTGGCGGGACATGAACTCGGTGACCAGCGTCAGGCCGACCAGGATGATGGCGCCGACCAGAGCGGTGACGCCGATCATGACGTGGAAGGCGAAGCAGATGGCGAGATAAAGCGGCAGCCAGGGCAGGTCGAAGAACGCGCTCGGGCCCATGCCGCCGAGGAAGGAGCGGACATTGTCGAGATCGCGCAGCGGCTGGAGGCCTTCGTTGCGACTGCCGACCAGCAGCGGCAGGCGCACGACGGTGTCGAACACGCGCTTGTTGAGCGCCTCATCCAGCGCGGTGCCGATCCGCCCCAGGATCCGGTTGCGGATCATGTCGAGCACGCCCTGCGCCATGTAGAGGAAGCTGGCGAGGATGATGAGGCCGACCAGGGTGGGAATGCTGCGGCTCGGCAGCACCCGGTCGTAAACCTCCAGCATGAAGATCGACCCGGTCAGATAGAGCAGGTTGATCATGCAGCTCATCAAGCCGACGCCGATGAACGCCGTGCGACAGGCGCGCAAGGCGTCACCGAGCTCTGAACGGCGGACGCCAGGACCGGCTGCCATCAGTCTGATCTCTTTCGGCTGGGGGGCAAAGCCCCTGATTTCACGGGCAATTCAGGCTACTCGCCCCGGATTAACATCATGTTGGCGCGGCGTCCAACGCGGGCCGAGTTCATCCAGAACCCCCGAGGCCACATCTACCCCTGATGGCCCATCACGCAAGTCCGGTATTTCACAGTCTTTGCGGCTTTTTGGTGCAGCGACCGCCGCCTCTGCCCAGCAATGAGAGGCGGCAAGTTCCGATCGGTCGAACCGGGCGGCTGCTAGAGCCGGCCGCCACCCCGCACCAGCCGCACCACGAGCAGCAGGATCACCGCGCCGATGGCGGAGTAGACGATCTCGGAGACTAGGCCCGTGCCGAGACGAATGCCGAGCTTCGGAAACAGAAGGCTCGCCACCAGCGCACCGCAGATGCCGATCACGATGTCGCCGATAATGCCGAACCCGGCGCCCCGCACGATCTTGCCGGCAAGCCAGCCAGCGACGAGGCCGACGAACAGGATGACGAGCAGGCCTTCGTTTGAAATGTGCATCGTTGAGATCCCTCTCCTTCAATGCCCGGCATGGAACGGGAACCGGGATGAATGGGGTGTGAATGGCAGGATGAGGCTCCCGTTGCCGCGAACTTGGTTCACCGCATCCGAAACTATGACACCGCGGTGACGGGCTCCGCCAGCACACATCGCGCCGCCCGGCCCGGCCCGACCTCGACATTCGCAGGCAGTCGCTCCAAGCAACGCGGCTCGGCGAGCTTGCAGCGGGGGGCGAAGGAGCAGTTGTGCGGCTTCTCGGCCAGCGAGGGCGGCGTGCCGGGGATGGTTTCGAGGCGCTGTCCCCGCTTCGCACCGTGAACGGTCGAGGCAAGCAGGCCCTTGGCATAGGGATGCACCGGGGTGCGGACGATATCGCGAAGGGTCCCCTGCTCCACGATCTGGCCGGCATACATCACCGCGACACGGTCGCAGATCTCGATGGCAACGCCGATGTCGTGGGTGACGAAGATCACGGACATCCCGAACTCGCGCTGCAATTCGCGCAGCAACAGAAGGATCTGGATCTGCACGG from Bradyrhizobium sp. CCBAU 53351 includes the following:
- a CDS encoding GlsB/YeaQ/YmgE family stress response membrane protein; translation: MHISNEGLLVILFVGLVAGWLAGKIVRGAGFGIIGDIVIGICGALVASLLFPKLGIRLGTGLVSEIVYSAIGAVILLLVVRLVRGGGRL
- a CDS encoding type I secretion system permease/ATPase produces the protein MAAGPGVRRSELGDALRACRTAFIGVGLMSCMINLLYLTGSIFMLEVYDRVLPSRSIPTLVGLIILASFLYMAQGVLDMIRNRILGRIGTALDEALNKRVFDTVVRLPLLVGSRNEGLQPLRDLDNVRSFLGGMGPSAFFDLPWLPLYLAICFAFHVMIGVTALVGAIILVGLTLVTEFMSRQPAKEAMGLAAQRNDLAQASRRNAEVMVSMGMAGRMNARWSEANEKYLAGNQRASDVAGGLGAVAKVLRMMLQSAVLAVGAYLVIHQEATAGIIIAGSILSARALAPVDLAIAHWKSFVAARQSWHRLTRLLEQMPAQTMPTQLQAPTSRLSVEGVAMVPPGDQRLIVQDITFALTAGNGLGVIGPSGSGKSSLIRALVGVWQPVRGKVRLDGAALDQWSSDALGRHIGYLPQDVELFGGTIAQNISRFDPEATSDGIIAAAKEAGVHEMIIKMREGYNTQVGEQGTALSAGQAQRVALARALYGNPFLIVLDEPNSNLDTEGDEALTRAVRAARERGAIVIVVAHRPIGVEAVDQVLVLRDGRMQAFGPKDQVLAQVLQPRVTPPAPIKIVSEGGVAKP